The following coding sequences are from one Hymenobacter sp. DG25A window:
- a CDS encoding TlpA disulfide reductase family protein has product MANACNKSNVPTTTSATTPGSGYQISGQLSNAPAGTKVYLAELGEAQFVSRDTASVDDKGHFTFKGTVPEAGLYQIKLNDQNQALVALDNSTNLELSGDATRLSEGYTVKGSEDSEMLRQLGAVLGKGRASAQALEQRYNAAASSGRADSMQAIEAQYMAAQARNSAAIKKLVRQRPTSVASAFVVNNLINPDEEFAFADSMATLFKKAMPESRYTKALVARLDPMRVTAVGAEAPEINLTAPDGKPVALSSLRGKYVLLDFWASWCGPCRKENPNVVKAYQKFKGKGFEIYSVSLDQNREKWLKAIKDDNLTWTHVSDLKAWDSAAGKAYGITSIPMSLLLDPQGRIIAKNLRGPALEAKLASVLK; this is encoded by the coding sequence ATGGCCAATGCATGTAATAAATCGAACGTGCCCACCACCACTTCCGCTACCACCCCTGGCTCTGGCTACCAGATCAGTGGGCAGCTGAGCAACGCGCCGGCGGGTACCAAAGTGTATCTGGCGGAGCTGGGAGAGGCCCAGTTCGTTTCGCGCGATACCGCCTCGGTAGACGACAAAGGCCACTTCACCTTTAAAGGCACGGTGCCGGAAGCTGGCTTGTATCAGATAAAGCTGAACGATCAGAACCAGGCCCTGGTGGCCCTGGATAACAGCACCAATCTGGAGCTGAGCGGTGATGCTACCCGCTTGTCGGAAGGGTATACCGTAAAGGGCTCCGAAGACTCGGAGATGCTGCGCCAGCTGGGTGCGGTGCTGGGCAAGGGCCGGGCTTCGGCGCAGGCTCTGGAGCAGCGCTATAACGCCGCCGCCTCCTCCGGCCGTGCCGATTCTATGCAGGCCATTGAAGCCCAGTACATGGCGGCGCAGGCCCGCAACTCGGCGGCCATCAAAAAGCTTGTGCGGCAGCGGCCTACGTCGGTAGCCTCGGCTTTCGTGGTCAACAACCTCATCAACCCCGACGAGGAGTTTGCCTTTGCTGATTCCATGGCCACGCTTTTCAAGAAAGCTATGCCAGAGTCGCGCTACACCAAGGCGCTGGTAGCGCGCCTGGACCCCATGCGCGTGACGGCCGTAGGCGCCGAAGCCCCGGAAATTAACCTGACCGCCCCGGATGGCAAGCCGGTAGCCCTCAGCAGCCTGCGCGGCAAATACGTGCTCCTCGATTTCTGGGCTTCCTGGTGCGGCCCCTGCCGCAAGGAAAATCCCAACGTGGTGAAGGCTTACCAGAAGTTCAAAGGCAAAGGCTTTGAAATCTATAGCGTGTCGCTGGACCAAAACCGCGAGAAGTGGCTGAAAGCCATCAAGGACGATAACCTGACCTGGACCCACGTTTCGGACCTGAAAGCCTGGGACAGCGCCGCCGGCAAAGCCTATGGCATTACCTCCATTCCCATGTCGTTGCTGCTGGATCCGCAGGGGCGCATTATTGCCAAAAACCTGCGCGGCCCCGCGCTGGAAGCCAAGCTGGCTTCGGTGCTGAAATAA
- the hemF gene encoding oxygen-dependent coproporphyrinogen oxidase — MDTMLASAPTFPVPTPAPAFRDTVADWMRQFQDWLCQQLEEADGLARFQEDAWQHHGGGGGRSRVITNGNILEKGGVNFSAVSGTMSEQAARVLLMPNPEYFATGVSVVQHPGSPMVPISHMNVRYFEAGNGEAWFGGGLDLTPIYVDVEQARWFHEQIAEVCQRHDTTYYTRFKEWADEYFFITHRQETRGIGGIFFDRLTVGKHGDREALFAFVREVGEVYGRTYTELMRRNAALSFTDQQKKWQLVRRGRYAEFNLAIDRGTKFGLETGGRTESILMSLPPQCEWHYNLQPEPGSPEAATQTWLRKGVDWLATHPSV, encoded by the coding sequence ATGGATACTATGCTCGCTTCCGCTCCTACATTCCCCGTTCCCACCCCCGCTCCTGCCTTCCGCGACACGGTGGCTGACTGGATGCGCCAGTTTCAGGACTGGCTGTGTCAGCAGCTGGAAGAAGCCGACGGGCTGGCCCGCTTTCAGGAAGATGCCTGGCAGCACCACGGTGGCGGCGGCGGCCGTTCCCGCGTTATCACCAACGGGAATATTCTGGAAAAAGGCGGCGTGAATTTTTCGGCTGTTTCGGGTACCATGAGTGAGCAGGCGGCCCGCGTGCTACTCATGCCCAACCCCGAGTATTTTGCCACCGGCGTATCAGTAGTTCAACACCCGGGCAGCCCCATGGTGCCCATTTCGCACATGAACGTGCGCTACTTTGAGGCCGGCAACGGGGAAGCGTGGTTTGGCGGCGGCTTAGACCTCACGCCTATTTATGTGGATGTAGAGCAGGCCCGCTGGTTTCATGAGCAGATTGCCGAGGTATGCCAGCGCCACGACACCACTTACTACACCCGCTTTAAGGAGTGGGCCGACGAGTACTTCTTTATCACGCACCGCCAGGAAACCCGCGGCATCGGCGGCATTTTCTTCGACCGCCTCACCGTGGGCAAACACGGCGACCGGGAGGCCCTGTTTGCCTTTGTGCGCGAAGTAGGCGAAGTATACGGCCGCACCTACACCGAGTTGATGCGCCGCAACGCCGCGCTGTCTTTCACGGATCAGCAGAAAAAATGGCAGCTGGTACGCCGCGGCCGCTACGCCGAGTTCAACCTGGCCATTGACCGGGGCACCAAATTCGGCCTGGAAACCGGCGGCCGCACCGAAAGCATTCTGATGAGCCTGCCGCCCCAGTGCGAGTGGCACTATAACCTGCAACCCGAGCCCGGCTCGCCCGAAGCTGCCACCCAAACCTGGCTGCGCAAAGGCGTAGACTGGCTTGCCACCCACCCTTCCGTTTGA
- a CDS encoding protein-L-isoaspartate(D-aspartate) O-methyltransferase, with the protein MQTDTYRHRGQRRALVAELRRKGIEDARVLAAIEQVPRHLFFEPAFREHAYQDKAFPIGEGQTISQPYTVAYQSQLLQVQPTDRVLEIGTGSGYQCSVLLALQAQVYSIEYNRVLFERTQRLLARMQAPAHLFCGDGSLGLPDYAPYDKILVTAGSPTLPRPLLRQLRVGGALVIPVGDANSQRMVRVVRESEESFAREDFEVFRFVPLLGEAGWQK; encoded by the coding sequence ATGCAAACCGACACTTACCGGCACCGTGGGCAGCGCCGAGCGTTGGTAGCCGAGCTGCGCCGCAAAGGCATTGAGGACGCGCGGGTGCTGGCGGCCATAGAGCAGGTGCCGCGCCATCTGTTTTTTGAGCCCGCCTTCCGGGAGCACGCCTACCAGGATAAGGCGTTTCCCATTGGCGAAGGCCAGACCATTTCCCAGCCCTACACTGTGGCCTATCAGTCGCAGCTGCTGCAGGTGCAGCCCACCGACCGGGTGCTGGAAATCGGGACAGGCTCAGGGTACCAGTGCTCTGTGCTGCTGGCCCTCCAGGCACAGGTATACAGCATTGAGTACAACCGGGTGTTGTTTGAGCGCACGCAGCGCCTGCTGGCCCGCATGCAGGCGCCCGCCCATCTGTTCTGTGGCGATGGTTCCCTGGGCCTGCCCGACTACGCCCCCTACGACAAGATTCTGGTGACGGCCGGCTCGCCTACCCTGCCCCGACCCCTGCTGCGCCAGCTACGCGTGGGTGGCGCGCTGGTGATTCCCGTGGGCGATGCCAACAGCCAGCGCATGGTGCGCGTAGTGAGGGAGTCTGAAGAATCCTTTGCCCGGGAAGACTTTGAGGTTTTCCGGTTTGTACCCCTGCTGGGCGAAGCCGGCTGGCAGAAGTGA
- the gatB gene encoding Asp-tRNA(Asn)/Glu-tRNA(Gln) amidotransferase subunit GatB, with protein MDEAIKAKYQPVIGLEVHAQLLTRSKMYSSDENEYGALPNHNLSVITLGHPGTLPRVNYSAVEYAMKMGLATSCHITRTNLFARKNYFYPDLPKGYQITQDKTPICTAGHVVVRLADGTEKKIGITRIHMEEDAGKSMHLAGETETLVDLNRAGVPLIEIVSEPDIRNSEEAYAYLTEIKKLVQYLEVCDGNMEEGSLRCDANISVMLHGAEQFGTKVEVKNMNSFRNVQRAIEHEIERQIAILEAGGVIDSETRGFDATTGTTSGQRSKETMNDYRYFPEPDLPPVIIDDAWLHRMQQELPALPHQLYARFTGELGLSDYDASVLTVEKDVALFFDELTRLTPNAKAAANWVQGPVKSFLNERALTLDQFPLSARQLADIIQLIDENKISHSVASKQLYPYLLENPTQSAAEAAEAQGLLQQSDAGALETMIQQVLDANPAKVAEYRAGKKSLTGMFMGELMKLTGGKADPKMANQLLRQKLDA; from the coding sequence ATGGACGAAGCAATAAAAGCCAAATACCAGCCCGTCATCGGCCTCGAAGTACACGCACAGCTGCTCACGCGCAGCAAAATGTACTCCTCAGATGAGAATGAGTACGGCGCGCTGCCCAACCACAACCTCTCGGTTATTACGCTGGGCCACCCCGGCACGCTGCCGCGCGTAAACTACTCGGCCGTGGAGTATGCCATGAAAATGGGCCTGGCTACCAGCTGCCACATTACGCGCACCAACCTGTTTGCGCGCAAAAACTATTTCTACCCCGACCTTCCCAAGGGCTACCAGATTACCCAGGACAAAACCCCCATTTGCACCGCCGGCCACGTAGTAGTGCGCCTTGCCGATGGCACGGAGAAGAAAATCGGGATTACGCGCATTCACATGGAGGAAGACGCGGGCAAGAGCATGCACCTGGCCGGCGAAACCGAAACTCTGGTGGATCTGAACCGCGCGGGCGTGCCGCTCATCGAAATTGTGTCGGAGCCGGATATCCGCAACTCGGAGGAGGCCTACGCCTACCTCACCGAAATCAAGAAGCTGGTGCAGTACCTGGAGGTCTGCGACGGCAACATGGAGGAAGGCTCCCTGCGCTGCGACGCCAACATTTCCGTGATGCTGCATGGCGCCGAGCAGTTCGGCACCAAGGTGGAGGTGAAAAACATGAACTCCTTCCGCAACGTGCAGCGCGCCATTGAGCACGAAATAGAGAGGCAGATTGCCATTCTGGAAGCCGGTGGCGTGATTGACAGCGAAACCCGGGGCTTTGACGCCACTACCGGCACCACCAGCGGGCAGCGCAGCAAGGAAACCATGAACGACTACCGGTACTTCCCGGAGCCCGATCTGCCGCCCGTTATTATTGATGATGCCTGGCTGCACCGCATGCAGCAGGAGCTGCCCGCGCTGCCGCACCAGCTCTACGCCCGCTTCACCGGCGAGCTGGGCCTGTCCGACTACGATGCCTCCGTGCTGACGGTGGAGAAGGACGTGGCCTTGTTCTTTGATGAGCTGACGCGCCTCACGCCCAACGCCAAAGCCGCCGCCAATTGGGTGCAGGGCCCGGTGAAGTCGTTCCTGAACGAGCGCGCCCTCACGCTGGACCAGTTCCCGCTCAGCGCCCGCCAGCTGGCCGACATCATTCAGCTCATCGACGAAAACAAGATCAGCCACTCCGTGGCTTCCAAGCAGCTTTATCCTTATCTGCTGGAGAACCCTACGCAGTCGGCGGCTGAGGCGGCCGAGGCGCAGGGCCTCTTGCAGCAGTCGGATGCCGGCGCGCTGGAAACCATGATTCAGCAGGTGCTGGATGCCAACCCGGCTAAAGTAGCCGAGTACCGCGCCGGCAAAAAGAGCCTGACGGGCATGTTTATGGGTGAGCTGATGAAGCTGACCGGTGGCAAAGCCGACCCCAAAATGGCCAACCAGCTGCTGCGCCAGAAACTGGATGCTTAG
- a CDS encoding PPK2 family polyphosphate kinase — MNTDTTDFELSKLPTHAPHNMKKASTEVKLQRLIQELIELQNRLYAENRHSVLIILQGMDASGKDGLIRQVFSGINPQGIQVHSFKEPTNEELAHDFLWRIHQKTPRRGMMQVFNRSHYEDVLITRVTGLIDAEEARWRFAAINAFEKLLQNSGTTILKFYLHISQKEQRERLMERVTDPNKRWKYEAGDEEKVAQWPQYVKMYEDVFRHCNPESCPWHIVPADQNWYKAYEVAHILRNALVRMNPQYPLHKADRPT; from the coding sequence ATGAATACCGATACCACCGACTTCGAGCTAAGCAAGCTGCCTACCCATGCTCCCCATAACATGAAGAAGGCATCTACTGAAGTGAAGTTGCAACGCCTCATACAAGAGCTGATTGAGCTTCAGAACCGCCTTTACGCCGAAAACCGGCACAGCGTCCTGATCATATTGCAAGGAATGGATGCCAGTGGAAAAGACGGCCTCATCCGGCAGGTGTTCAGTGGAATAAACCCACAGGGCATACAGGTGCATTCCTTTAAAGAGCCTACCAATGAGGAGCTAGCGCACGATTTCCTGTGGCGGATACACCAAAAAACGCCTCGCCGGGGAATGATGCAGGTCTTTAACCGCTCCCATTATGAGGATGTATTGATTACCAGAGTCACCGGATTAATTGATGCGGAAGAAGCCCGGTGGCGTTTTGCGGCTATAAATGCATTTGAAAAGCTACTGCAGAACTCCGGCACTACGATACTCAAATTTTACCTTCATATATCACAGAAAGAGCAGCGCGAGCGGTTGATGGAGCGCGTCACAGACCCTAATAAGCGTTGGAAGTATGAAGCCGGCGACGAGGAAAAAGTAGCGCAGTGGCCCCAGTATGTAAAGATGTACGAGGACGTATTCAGGCACTGTAACCCCGAGAGCTGCCCCTGGCACATTGTGCCCGCCGACCAAAATTGGTACAAAGCCTACGAAGTGGCCCACATCCTGCGCAACGCGTTGGTGCGGATGAATCCCCAATACCCGCTGCACAAAGCCGACCGGCCAACATAG
- a CDS encoding GNAT family N-acetyltransferase codes for MLTTLHVSPATETDIIELVTLVNSAYRGEASQQGWTTEAHLLGGQRTDDDNLREMLAPENATILLARTPAGTIVGCVYLQHLPDALYLGMLSVAPDKQALGIGKQLLQAGENQARQLGLPVVRMTVISVRHELLAWYERHGYQRTGETVAFPTDPRFGLPRQPLDLLVMEKAVGL; via the coding sequence ATGCTAACCACCCTGCACGTTTCTCCTGCTACCGAAACCGATATTATAGAATTGGTAACGCTGGTCAACAGCGCATACCGCGGCGAGGCTTCCCAACAGGGCTGGACCACCGAGGCGCACCTGCTGGGCGGGCAGCGCACCGATGACGACAATCTGCGTGAGATGCTGGCCCCGGAAAACGCCACCATTCTGCTGGCACGCACCCCTGCTGGCACCATAGTGGGCTGCGTGTACCTGCAGCACCTGCCCGATGCCCTTTACCTGGGCATGCTCTCCGTAGCCCCCGATAAGCAGGCGTTGGGTATTGGCAAACAGCTGCTGCAGGCCGGCGAAAATCAGGCCCGGCAGTTGGGTCTTCCCGTGGTGCGCATGACGGTTATTTCCGTGCGACACGAGCTGCTGGCCTGGTATGAGCGGCACGGCTACCAGCGCACCGGCGAAACCGTGGCTTTCCCCACCGACCCACGCTTTGGCCTGCCCCGCCAACCCCTGGACTTGCTGGTGATGGAAAAGGCGGTTGGTTTATAG
- a CDS encoding riboflavin synthase, translated as MFTGIIEGLGTIQDIKREGTNLHFTVASPFAAELKIDQSVAHDGVCLTVVAVDGMAGTHVVTAIDETLQKTNLSQWQPGRRVNLERCLAANGRFDGHIVQGHVDLTATCTAVEDQNGSWVFRFRHEPGPGRVTVEKGSICINGTSLTCFDSTDDTFAVAIIPYTYEHTTFQDLQPGDKVNLEFDIVGKYVAKLLGK; from the coding sequence ATGTTCACCGGAATTATAGAAGGGCTGGGTACTATCCAGGACATTAAGCGCGAAGGCACCAACCTGCATTTCACCGTGGCTTCGCCGTTTGCCGCCGAGCTGAAGATTGACCAAAGCGTAGCCCACGACGGCGTGTGCCTGACCGTAGTGGCCGTAGATGGCATGGCCGGCACGCACGTGGTAACGGCCATCGACGAAACCCTGCAGAAAACCAACCTGAGCCAGTGGCAGCCCGGGCGCCGGGTAAACCTGGAGCGCTGCCTGGCCGCCAACGGCCGCTTTGATGGCCACATTGTGCAGGGCCACGTGGACCTCACCGCCACCTGCACCGCCGTGGAAGACCAGAACGGCAGCTGGGTTTTTCGCTTCCGCCACGAGCCCGGCCCCGGCCGCGTAACCGTAGAAAAAGGCTCTATCTGCATCAACGGCACCAGCCTCACCTGCTTCGACAGCACCGACGACACCTTTGCCGTGGCCATCATTCCCTACACCTACGAGCACACCACCTTCCAGGACCTGCAGCCCGGCGACAAGGTGAACCTGGAATTTGATATCGTGGGCAAGTACGTGGCGAAGCTGTTGGGGAAGTAG
- a CDS encoding phosphatase PAP2 family protein has translation MIELLQGLDRWLLVAANSRHWHWLDSLMVFLSERFVWFPAYFVMVVVLGYYLQRRALIALPLLGIVIALADSISSRLFKPYFARLRPCHDPELSATLNLVHGCGGQFGFLSSHAANSFALAVFLCIILPRRFRIAKIILFVWAVLISYSRIYLGAHYPSDVAAGATLGSLLAWLAAMAYERLAVRVPVKVSKIHSNA, from the coding sequence TTGATTGAACTGCTGCAAGGCTTAGACCGCTGGCTGCTGGTAGCCGCCAATTCGCGCCACTGGCATTGGCTCGATTCCCTGATGGTGTTCCTGTCGGAGCGCTTTGTGTGGTTTCCGGCCTATTTTGTAATGGTAGTGGTGCTGGGCTACTACCTGCAGCGCCGTGCTTTAATAGCCCTGCCCCTGCTGGGCATTGTCATAGCCCTGGCCGACAGCATTTCCAGCCGCCTGTTTAAACCGTATTTCGCCCGCCTGCGCCCCTGCCACGACCCGGAGCTTTCCGCCACGCTCAATCTGGTGCATGGGTGCGGCGGACAGTTCGGCTTTCTGTCCTCGCACGCGGCCAACTCCTTTGCCTTGGCGGTCTTTCTTTGCATTATCCTGCCCCGGCGCTTCCGCATCGCCAAGATTATCCTGTTCGTGTGGGCTGTTCTGATCAGTTATAGCCGCATTTACCTGGGGGCACATTATCCCAGCGACGTAGCCGCAGGAGCTACTTTAGGCAGCTTACTGGCCTGGCTGGCCGCCATGGCTTATGAAAGGCTGGCGGTGCGCGTGCCAGTTAAAGTGTCTAAAATTCACTCCAATGCCTGA
- a CDS encoding sugar transferase, translated as MAADFVGALLAWMAFYLLRKYLLGELVEGYRFTSGELFTVIGSALMIASFWLILYTLIGEYRDIFRKSRLGEIIRLAQMSVLGALVIFFALLLDDQGISNYRLYYRTITSYFLLHFLITAVFRTWAVTSVQHLVRRGIIAFNTLIVGSNGLACEVHKELNRTTRYLGLRVIGYVPVGNTVAPALAEVLPQHGSYQELPELIRSLQVEQIVIAMEPGEHRLVQDILTLLEGTPARVSILPDLYQMLLGSVKVNHVFGTPLIEIKQDLLPVWQEVAKRGMDIVGSVLFLILAWPIYAFTAIMVRLSSPGPIFYSQERIGRQGIPFMIYKFRSMYVDAEERGPSLSSQNDPRITPWGRFMRKVRLDELPQFWNVVKGDMSLVGPRPERQYYIDQIMLVAPHYRHLHRVRPGITSLGQVKYGYAETVEQMVQRLKFDILYIENMSLAMDFRVMLYTLKIILEGRGQ; from the coding sequence ATGGCCGCCGACTTCGTCGGCGCACTGTTGGCATGGATGGCGTTTTACCTGCTGCGCAAATACCTGCTCGGCGAGTTAGTGGAAGGGTACCGGTTCACCAGTGGGGAGTTGTTCACGGTGATTGGCTCGGCCCTGATGATTGCCAGCTTCTGGCTGATTCTCTACACCCTCATTGGCGAGTACCGCGACATTTTCCGCAAGTCGCGGCTGGGCGAAATCATTCGCCTGGCGCAGATGTCGGTGCTGGGGGCGCTGGTAATCTTCTTTGCGCTGCTGCTCGATGACCAGGGCATCAGCAACTACCGGCTGTATTATCGCACCATCACGTCGTATTTTCTGCTGCATTTTCTGATTACGGCCGTGTTTCGCACCTGGGCCGTTACCAGCGTGCAGCATCTGGTGCGCCGCGGAATCATTGCCTTTAACACCCTGATTGTGGGCTCCAACGGCCTGGCCTGCGAGGTACACAAGGAGCTGAACCGCACCACCCGCTACCTGGGCCTCCGGGTAATTGGGTACGTGCCGGTGGGCAATACCGTAGCCCCGGCGCTGGCGGAGGTGCTGCCGCAGCATGGCAGCTATCAGGAGTTGCCCGAGCTGATCCGGAGCCTGCAGGTGGAGCAGATTGTTATTGCCATGGAGCCCGGGGAGCATCGGTTGGTGCAGGATATTCTTACCCTGCTGGAGGGCACGCCCGCCCGCGTCAGCATTCTGCCCGACCTCTACCAGATGCTGCTGGGCTCGGTGAAGGTAAACCACGTATTTGGCACCCCGCTCATCGAGATAAAGCAGGACTTGCTGCCCGTGTGGCAGGAGGTAGCCAAGCGGGGTATGGATATAGTGGGCTCGGTGCTGTTTCTGATTCTGGCCTGGCCCATTTATGCCTTCACCGCCATTATGGTGCGGTTGTCCTCGCCGGGACCAATCTTCTATAGTCAGGAGCGCATTGGCCGGCAGGGCATTCCATTCATGATCTACAAGTTCCGCTCCATGTACGTGGATGCGGAGGAGCGGGGCCCTTCGCTTTCCTCGCAAAACGACCCGCGCATTACGCCCTGGGGCCGCTTTATGCGCAAAGTGCGCCTCGATGAGCTGCCGCAGTTCTGGAACGTAGTGAAGGGCGACATGAGCCTGGTAGGCCCGCGCCCGGAGCGCCAGTACTACATCGACCAGATTATGCTGGTGGCCCCGCACTATCGGCACCTGCACCGCGTGCGCCCCGGCATTACCAGCTTGGGCCAGGTGAAATACGGCTACGCCGAAACCGTGGAGCAAATGGTGCAGCGCCTCAAATTCGATATCCTGTACATCGAAAACATGAGCCTGGCGATGGATTTCCGCGTGATGCTGTATACCCTCAAGATTATTCTGGAGGGGCGCGGCCAGTAG
- a CDS encoding acyl-CoA thioesterase, translating into MLSRKQKPVKESFVNMTELVLPNDTNTLNNMMGGRMMHLMDIAAAIAAQKHSNRIVVTASVDNVSFRDSIRLGNVVTLQAQVTRAFSSSMEVHIDVWAEDIPSGTKVKSNEAFFTFVAVDQSGRPIDVPEAVPESDEEIRLYDGALRRRQLRLILAGRMKPTDATELKALFEL; encoded by the coding sequence ATGCTCTCGCGCAAACAGAAGCCCGTCAAAGAATCATTCGTGAACATGACCGAGCTGGTCCTGCCCAACGATACCAATACCCTCAACAACATGATGGGTGGCCGCATGATGCATTTGATGGACATTGCCGCTGCCATTGCCGCGCAAAAGCACTCCAACCGCATTGTGGTTACGGCCTCCGTCGACAACGTTTCCTTCCGCGACTCTATTCGGCTGGGCAACGTGGTAACGCTGCAGGCGCAGGTAACGCGCGCTTTCAGCTCCTCTATGGAAGTGCATATTGATGTGTGGGCCGAGGATATTCCCAGCGGCACCAAGGTAAAAAGCAACGAAGCCTTCTTCACCTTTGTGGCCGTAGACCAGTCGGGCCGCCCGATTGACGTGCCAGAGGCGGTGCCCGAAAGCGACGAGGAAATCAGGCTGTATGACGGGGCCCTGCGCCGCCGCCAACTGCGCCTGATTCTGGCCGGCCGCATGAAGCCCACCGACGCCACCGAGCTGAAAGCTCTTTTCGAACTATAG